Proteins encoded within one genomic window of Carassius gibelio isolate Cgi1373 ecotype wild population from Czech Republic chromosome A4, carGib1.2-hapl.c, whole genome shotgun sequence:
- the LOC127981601 gene encoding C-type lectin domain family 4 member M-like, which translates to IDGWKCHQSSLYYFSSETKNWNESRRYCRERAADLIIINNREEQDFVKNICGSDHFWIGLTDVEEEGTWKWVDGSTLTSEFWASGEPNNQGTDEPNDYQGNEDCANTHSSGWFDSPCDNSVKWICEKSILK; encoded by the exons TTTACTACTTTTCCTCTGAGACGAAGAACTGGAATGAGAGCAGAAGATACTGTAGAGAGAGAGCagcagatctgatcatcatcaacaacagagaggaacaa GATTTTGTGAAGAATATTTGTGGTTCTGATCATTTCTGGATTGGTCTGACTGATGTTGAAGAGGAGGGCACatggaaatgggttgatggcagcACACTGACCTCTGA GTTCTGGGCGTCTGGAGAACCAAACAATCAGGGAACAGATGAACCAAACGACTATCAGGGAAATGAAGACTGTGCTAACACTCATTCATCAGGATGGTTTGATTCTCCATGTGATAATAGTGTTAAATGGATCTGTGAGAAGAGTATCCTTAAatga